The DNA segment GCCGGTATTTGGAGCCAGATTGGTTGGATCGTAAGAATAACCAGTGACGACGCCATTCGAAGTAACCGGGTTTATTACTGTACTGATAGTGCTTCCCTGACCATTTCCACCCTGATGGTAATAGTCAGTTGATAAGCGAATTTTCAGATCTTCAGTCGGCTCAGTAAGGAATTGAAGACGGGCAGCCCGGCTCACTTCATCGCCGGTGCCGTCACGGTAATAGCCTGAGCGATTTATCCAGTTAGAGGACAGTCTCAGGGCTGAGTTGTTCCCTATGGGTACGTTGATGTGCCCGTCGACGTGCACGAGATCATAGTTGCCCACTTCTCCCGTCAGCGAGCCGCTCAGCTCACCGAGTTTTGGAAGATTTGAAAGAACGTTGACTGCGCCGCCCGTTGCATTGCGACCGTAGAGTGTTCCCTGCGGCCCTTTGAGGACTTCGACGCGCTGAACATCGTAGAAATAGCCGTTAAGTGCCGATGGCCGACTAATGTATATGCCGTCATAGTTGAAAGCGACGGCCGGGTCCGTGTAGCCATTCGTTACCGTCGCACCTACGCCGCGGATGAAAAAGTTGGAATAACTACCCCCGGTTCTGGTCTGGAGAGAGGGGACAACTGCTTGTAGTTGATTAGGCTGGGAAATGCCCTGGCGCGCCAAATCACCCCCAGTGACCACTGAAATGGCAATTGCGGCACGCTGGAGGTTTTCCTCTCGCCGCTGTGCCGTCACGATGATTTCCTGCAAGGACGATGCGCTGGCACCTGTCTCATCCGCGGATTCACCGGAGGTAACATCTGGCGCGGTCTGCGTTTCAGCAACGTTGCTGCCCGTGACCGTGTCGTCGCTGCTTGCCCATGCCGGAGTTGCCAGCGCGACAGCAATCGGCCCAATCAACGACACACTGCTAAGAAAGGTAAACTTGCGTTTCATATCATCCACCCCATTTGTTTTTTAAGTATAAGTAGTAAAACTAAAATATATAACTTCACTGCATTCTTAAATGAAACTCTATTTGAGCGAAGGCGCAGATAGAGGTTATGAAAATGTGTATCTGCAATCAACTAACAATCAATTATTGTCACCCAACACTTCGGTATCGGAAAGTCGTGTCGACAGTGCGCGGTGCCAGAATATAGTTGGGAAGCGCGCGAGCTAGGCCTCGGCGCAAAACGCTCTCAGCCGGCAAATCCGGAGTGGACCTTCGTCGCTTCTCTGGATTGGACACTATTATCGGATAAAAATTATGTCAATGATCAATTAGTCTTTTAATCTATATCAGAGCGTTCATCGTACGATTCGTATTTCGTCAATTTTTAGGTGAGAGAGGTGGTCTGGAGAATCTGCACAGGGGATAAGTGGATTGTGCAGACCATCCCGGCCACCTCTCATACCCGTTAAGTGCGCACAATGTGGTGGGGTGAGAGGGGGGAATGGAGCGGGATCTGGCGGTGGGCGGTGGTTGTCACTCGCTTGTGAACTTGGCTCCGCTGGATCAGGACAGGACTGACGCGGCTCCGCTTCAAGCCATAAGGATTTGAACTTGGCCAGCAGTAGAGCGGTTGAGAGTACGCACATTGATGCGGCGGATCATGGCCAATTCGAGAATCGCTAGCCGATCCCGGGGCAGCCGCAGAAGGCAATAGGCCTTGAGGGAAAGTGTGGCAGGCTCTTGTTATGCGGGCTACCGGGAACTGATGGCTCGGCGTCAGCTAGTCGGCCCGCTTTTTCAGCATCATTCGGGCCAGGATGTCGTCACCATCCAGTAGCTGATGTTTCACAACGCCTGCTATATGGAGAATAAGGGTAATCAGGATTGTGAACGCGCCGATCAGGTGAACAAAGACAAACCTGCCGTGAACGATCTTCTGTGAGACAGGCTCCATTGCCTGCAGCGGTTCAAAATAGGGCACGTGGATGATGCCCCAGAACATCAGGCGCCACGCTGGATTGGGTGGGTTGGCTGACAGAATGAGATAGCCCGTGATCGGCAGCGCTAGCATGAGAATGTAGAAGAGAGCATGTACGGCACGCGCCAGACCGCGTTCCCAGGTCTTGTAAGAGTATGGCGTCGGTGGAGCTGAATGGCTGAGGCGCCAGCCGATGCGCGCGACGGTGAGCAGCAAAACGGTCAACCCGATCCACGCGTGTACCGGCATCAGGATGGGTCGCATTGCAAGCGGGACAATTCTGATCATCACAAAGCCGAGTGCGAGATTGCCGACAATAAATGCCGCAATCCACCAATGCAGGATCACTGCCGTGCGGCTGTATCGATCTATCGGGTTCTTTGACGGGCTGGTCACATTGTCACTTTCAATGCTGCGGTCGCTTGGAGGCCCGTTCCTTCGTAAGCCGAAGTGTCACGGCGCCCGTCAGCGCATCCCATTTTCTATCAGCCATTTGCGAGCGTTTTCTGCTGTACCGCGAATGTGGTTTTCGATGATCTCGCAAGCCTTCTCCGTATCCCGTTCGAGCACAGCTTCTAGAAGCTTGCGATGTTCGTCGATGCGGCCGGGGGCAGGGCTCTTGCGTACTGACAGCGTCCGATAGCGCTGTGCCTGATCGAACAGCAGACTGCGGAATCGCAGCAACCAGTTCGATGGGCACGCGGCGATCAGCGCTTCGTGAAAGCGGCTGTGACGCTCAACCCAAATCCGCCGGTTGGTCGGCGAAGTGACTGCCGCCTCCACTTTGACCATCATGTGATAGGCGGCAACGATATCCGCCTCCCATTGATCATCGCCATGTTCGATCGACTGGGCGAGCGCCTTCCTTTCGATATCCAGCCGGACCTCGGTGATGTCGTCGAGGTCAGAGAGGGAAATCTGCGCGACGCAGAAACCCCGGTTCGCTTCCGCCGAAACCAGCCCCTCGAACACCATGTGGGTCAGCGCTTCACGCAGGCTGCCGACGCTGGCATTATAGCACGACCTGAGTTCATCCAGCTTGAGCCGCTGACCGGGGGCGAGCACACAACTGATCACATCGTCACGCAGACGTGCGCGCAAGTCGGTCGGTTCGGTATCGACCGTTTCGCTGGCGCCTTGGTCCATATCGGACGGGTCGGCCTTTTTGGGACGACCTCGCCCGACAGTCTTTTTCTGTGTCGGCATGCGGTGTGCTCGGTTCCTTGTATCGGCTCTAATGCGCCGGAAGGCGGACCAGCGTTGGGGCGAAAGTCAAACCTCGTCAATAATATCGTTTACCAGCAAACCGATCTTGCTGATCTCCACCTCAGCACGATCTCCAGGCTTCATGAAGATCGGCGGTTCGCGGGTAAAGCCGACACCCCCCATCGTGCCGCTGGCGATAATGTCGCCGGGCTTCAACGGAATCCATTCGGTGATGTATGTGATCAGCGCGGCTACACTGAAGATCATGTCGCTGGTATTGGCCTTTTGCAGCACTTTGCCGTTCAGGCGGAATTCGATGTCCAGAACCTGAGGGTCGGGGATTTCGTCGGCGGTGACCAGCCACGGCCCGATGGAACCCGAATGGTAGAAATTCTTGCCCGGCGTTAACTGCCGTGAGTGGAACTGATAGTCGCGCACGCTTCCTTCGTTCATCGCGCTGTAGCCGAAAACATATTGCAACGCGTCTTCCGGCTTGACGTAGCGAGGTGTCGGCTTGCCGATGACGACTGCCATTTCCGCTTCGAAATCAAGGTGTGTGGAAACCTTCGGACGCTCAATGTCCTGATTATGTCCGGTAACGGAATCGGGCATCCGCGCAAACATCACGGGATATTTGGGCACTTCACGTCCGCCGGGCAGTGCCTTGTCAGCCTCAGCGATATGGTCGTGATAGTTGAGCGCAACGCACAGGATTTTTTCCGGGTTGGGAATGACCGGCAGCTGCTTTACGCTGTCATAGGAATAGTCCCCCGTTTCGGTCTCCAGTAGTGCTTTGCAGCGTTCCTGCCAGCCCTCTTCGGTGATGAAGCTCTTGAGATCAGGAGATGTCTCGCCGAAGCGCGCGCCCAGATCAACGATCTGGCCATCTCGAACCAGCCCGTAGCTGGCGCGGCCGTCTACTTCATAACTGACGAATTTCATGGATATTGCCCTATTTGATTATGGTTGAATGTTGCTGCTGATCAGAATTTCGGCCCCTGGCCGTCCGCGGCTTCGGCAAAGCTGAGTCCGCCGATCCTTGCATGGGGCCGTCCGCCGTTGCTCATCGCCACGGCGAAGACGAGTTCATCGGGTTTGGGAGCGTCCGAAATGGTGATGTCGACGCCGTCGAAATGGCTGCGGACCCAGGGACTGTGCACCGAGGCTAGCGGGATATGCAGATGCGCACCGATGGTGCCGATGATCTGCCCGCTGGTGACAAAACCGCGCGCATCCAGCAATTGTCGCATGCCATGGCCGCCCGGCGCATGCCAGACGGCGGCGTGTTCGATCTCGCCGTTTACGCCGACGATGGCGCCCTTGCCGAAAGCCTGTACGTCCGCGGCCTGGAAGCCCAGTGCGTCGAGCAGCCTTTCAGCCAGCTCGAGACCGAGCGGCCGCAGCGATTCCATCCATTCGATGAGGTCCTCGACATAGCGTCCGGCATAGGGGTTGTTGACGACCGCCGCGGCCGCTCCCTTTCGAAGGGGGGCGGCAAGAACGGGACCGCCGTCGTGACGAACGTCCTCGATCATCACCACCGTCTTGCGGCATTGGAGCAGCGCGCTCACTTGCGCACCTCCGCAAGCCGGGCCGCCATTTTTGCTGCCCATTGCGCTTGAGGTTCCACGCCCTCGCACTCTTTGAGCCGTTGTTCGGTTCGCGCCACGATTTCCTCATCGCTCCATGACAGGTCGAGCGGGTCACCGAAGGGCTGCGCTACGTGCCAGCCGGTGTCGGTGTAGATCTCGATCATGTTGCCGTCCGGGTCGTTGAAATACACTGACCAGCTGTTGCCGTGATTGAGCGGACGAATGCCTCGGGCGCCGGCGGATTCGGCGCGGGCCGCAACGGCGCGCAACTCCGAGAGCGAGGCCATTTTGAACGAAACCTGGAACAACGCACCGCCGGGTGGATCGCCCTCCTCGCGCACCACCAGAACGAACTGATGATGGTGTTCCGGGTTGCCAGTCATGAAGATGATTCGGCGCTTGAAGTGGTTTCCGATGCCCGTGTCGGACACGACCAGGTGCAGCACGCCGCGATAAAATTGCTCCATCTCGACTGGTCTGTCGGTGAAAATTCCGATGTGAGTGAGGTTTGACATATGGGCTCCTTATTGCGCGGTGATATATAAAAGAGAGGTCTATGTCTAGATCAATAGTGTAACAAAAAATCATTCGACAAAAAGAGAATCAATCGATAAACAATTCGTCGACGGCACGCCAATGGGGTTTTGCGGGGCCTTGAATGGGACAGGAGAGGGGGCAGTATGCACCTGAATAAACGAAATATTTTTCTCATTTCTGCAGCGATGGTTTTGACTTTGGAATGTTCGCCCGCGGCGATGGCCCAGGCGGGTACGGAGTCTCAGTCCACGGTCGATTCCGGTCAGATTGCGGATATCGTCGTTACGGCGCAGCGCCGAGAAGAGAATGTGCAGAAGTCGTCGCTGTCGATCGAGGTCCTCTCGAAGGAAGACCTCGCCAAGTCAGGCGTCACCAGCGCACGCGACCTAGGCCAGCTGGTTCCCGGCCTCTCCGTTGCGCAGGGCGGATCTTATGCGCAGACCTTCATCCGCGGCGTGGGCGACGCGACCACCAATGACTTCAGCTCGAGCGGCGTAGTCTATTCCGAAAATGGCGTGGTGATTAACCGCAATATCGCACTATCGCCCAACTTCTACGACCTCGAGCGGATCGAAGTCCTGAAGGGCCCCCAGGGTACGCTCTACGGCCGCAACTCGACTGGCGGGGCGATCAATCTGATCACCCGTCGGCCAGGCTATGAAACCGGCGGCTATGTCACAGTCGAGGCGGGCAACTACAATTCGCTCAAGGTGAACGGAGCGCTGAACGTGCCGGTCAGCGATATCTTCATGCTGCGGGGTGCATTCCAGATCGCCAAGCATGACGGCTATCTCAGCGATGGTCGCAACGATCAGGATCAGCGCGCTGGTCGCCTGACCGCAATGCTCGAGCCTTCGTCAGACTTCTCGCTGCTGGTTGTTGCCGACGTGCAGCACGAAGGCGGCAAGGGGCCGGGCGGCGCGCTGTTGCCTCTTCCCGCTGGCGCATCTGCATGGACCGGGCCGTCTGATACCCTGTCCACCAGCCGCCTGCCATCTATCGCTATACTGCCCAATGCGAACACCGCTTTCATCAACGGCAATTACGCCAGCGTTTCGGCCGAAGCTAATCTCAACGTCGGTTTTGCCAAGGCGACGCTGGTTGCCGGGCATCGCTACGTCGATCAGCATTCCAGTACGGCCCAGCCTGGATTCACGACCAACTATGCCGGTAAGTCAAAGCAGGACTCCGTAGAGTTTCGTCTTAGTAACCAGAGCAACG comes from the Novosphingobium pentaromativorans US6-1 genome and includes:
- a CDS encoding cytochrome b is translated as MTSPSKNPIDRYSRTAVILHWWIAAFIVGNLALGFVMIRIVPLAMRPILMPVHAWIGLTVLLLTVARIGWRLSHSAPPTPYSYKTWERGLARAVHALFYILMLALPITGYLILSANPPNPAWRLMFWGIIHVPYFEPLQAMEPVSQKIVHGRFVFVHLIGAFTILITLILHIAGVVKHQLLDGDDILARMMLKKRAD
- a CDS encoding FCD domain-containing protein gives rise to the protein MPTQKKTVGRGRPKKADPSDMDQGASETVDTEPTDLRARLRDDVISCVLAPGQRLKLDELRSCYNASVGSLREALTHMVFEGLVSAEANRGFCVAQISLSDLDDITEVRLDIERKALAQSIEHGDDQWEADIVAAYHMMVKVEAAVTSPTNRRIWVERHSRFHEALIAACPSNWLLRFRSLLFDQAQRYRTLSVRKSPAPGRIDEHRKLLEAVLERDTEKACEIIENHIRGTAENARKWLIENGMR
- a CDS encoding fumarylacetoacetate hydrolase family protein; translated protein: MKFVSYEVDGRASYGLVRDGQIVDLGARFGETSPDLKSFITEEGWQERCKALLETETGDYSYDSVKQLPVIPNPEKILCVALNYHDHIAEADKALPGGREVPKYPVMFARMPDSVTGHNQDIERPKVSTHLDFEAEMAVVIGKPTPRYVKPEDALQYVFGYSAMNEGSVRDYQFHSRQLTPGKNFYHSGSIGPWLVTADEIPDPQVLDIEFRLNGKVLQKANTSDMIFSVAALITYITEWIPLKPGDIIASGTMGGVGFTREPPIFMKPGDRAEVEISKIGLLVNDIIDEV
- a CDS encoding amino acid synthesis family protein yields the protein MSALLQCRKTVVMIEDVRHDGGPVLAAPLRKGAAAAVVNNPYAGRYVEDLIEWMESLRPLGLELAERLLDALGFQAADVQAFGKGAIVGVNGEIEHAAVWHAPGGHGMRQLLDARGFVTSGQIIGTIGAHLHIPLASVHSPWVRSHFDGVDITISDAPKPDELVFAVAMSNGGRPHARIGGLSFAEAADGQGPKF
- a CDS encoding VOC family protein → MSNLTHIGIFTDRPVEMEQFYRGVLHLVVSDTGIGNHFKRRIIFMTGNPEHHHQFVLVVREEGDPPGGALFQVSFKMASLSELRAVAARAESAGARGIRPLNHGNSWSVYFNDPDGNMIEIYTDTGWHVAQPFGDPLDLSWSDEEIVARTEQRLKECEGVEPQAQWAAKMAARLAEVRK